Proteins encoded by one window of Leptospira barantonii:
- a CDS encoding endonuclease/exonuclease/phosphatase family protein translates to MQKNKIRFLLRILLSILLFFALLLNLKSLKAQDSRVRIASFNAMFLYDEIGDEKKSPKGRIPRKESDFEKIKTHLSKIDPDIIALQEVENEEAIWKILPTSFSCSLTKQVAGYDQRVGICWKNKFRFVDVGHYSVLSIKPGLRGGVIVTLTVGNKDYSFLSVHLKAGKSKRDRDLRDAQLSTLNEILKEKKNFFLLGDMNVPLGKDSKSWNILSSGIRLLNPGRFTKASCWQHKDLIDLILTDVGIGNAKLKQVPFAEDDGNFDGDPAEENGLSDHCPVVLDVPLE, encoded by the coding sequence ATGCAAAAAAACAAGATCCGCTTCTTGCTAAGAATTCTTTTGTCGATTCTTCTTTTTTTTGCACTGCTCCTTAATCTTAAGTCGCTTAAGGCACAGGATTCTCGGGTGAGAATCGCAAGTTTTAACGCGATGTTTCTCTATGATGAGATCGGAGACGAGAAAAAATCTCCGAAAGGAAGAATTCCTAGAAAAGAATCCGACTTTGAAAAAATCAAAACACATCTTTCCAAGATCGATCCCGATATCATCGCGCTCCAAGAAGTGGAAAATGAAGAAGCGATCTGGAAAATTCTCCCCACATCTTTTTCTTGTTCGCTCACAAAGCAAGTCGCCGGATACGATCAAAGGGTCGGGATCTGCTGGAAAAACAAATTTCGTTTCGTGGACGTGGGGCACTACTCCGTTCTTTCCATAAAACCCGGCCTGAGAGGTGGAGTGATCGTAACTCTTACCGTCGGAAACAAAGACTATTCCTTTCTGAGCGTTCATCTGAAAGCAGGAAAATCGAAACGAGATCGGGATTTAAGAGACGCACAACTTTCCACGTTAAACGAAATCTTAAAGGAAAAAAAGAATTTCTTTTTGCTCGGCGACATGAACGTTCCGCTCGGCAAGGATTCCAAGTCTTGGAATATTTTATCCTCGGGGATTCGACTTTTGAATCCCGGGCGTTTTACAAAAGCAAGTTGTTGGCAACACAAGGATCTGATCGATTTGATTTTGACGGATGTCGGAATCGGAAACGCAAAACTCAAACAAGTTCCTTTTGCGGAAGACGACGGAAATTTCGACGGTGATCCCGCCGAGGAGAACGGTCTTTCGGATCATTGTCCGGTCGTGTTGGACGTGCCGTTGGAATAA
- a CDS encoding c-type cytochrome, translating to MKYYKSLIFLLAAVLFLNCESKTPPLEYFPDMADSPAREAQEEDPIAHDGSSSRIPPKGAVPVNYYPYEYLGLDVTQLPNKGLSNPFKNDLANLQKGEAKYQTYCSPCHGVRGAGNGSIVGPAPRIGFPVPAVISPKIQGYSDGQIYHVMTAGWGRMKSYASQVSPEDRWKIVLYVRKLQEYDNRTKKDVARN from the coding sequence ATGAAATATTACAAATCTCTAATTTTTCTTTTGGCCGCTGTTCTCTTTTTGAACTGCGAGTCCAAAACGCCTCCTCTGGAATACTTTCCGGATATGGCGGATTCTCCGGCGAGAGAAGCTCAAGAAGAGGACCCGATCGCACACGACGGTTCTTCTTCCAGAATTCCTCCGAAAGGAGCGGTTCCGGTGAATTATTATCCGTACGAGTATCTCGGATTGGATGTAACACAATTACCTAATAAAGGACTTTCTAATCCTTTTAAAAACGATTTGGCCAATCTCCAAAAGGGAGAGGCTAAATACCAAACCTATTGTTCCCCTTGCCACGGTGTAAGAGGAGCTGGGAATGGAAGTATCGTAGGTCCGGCTCCAAGAATCGGTTTTCCGGTTCCTGCCGTGATTTCTCCTAAGATCCAAGGATATTCCGACGGACAGATCTATCACGTGATGACCGCGGGTTGGGGAAGAATGAAAAGTTACGCTTCTCAAGTTTCTCCGGAAGACCGCTGGAAGATCGTTCTCTACGTGAGAAAACTCCAGGAATACGACAACCGAACAAAAAAAGACGTGGCTAGGAATTAA
- the lsa16 gene encoding E-cadherin-binding lipoprotein adhesin Lsa16 has protein sequence MKKNLKLTVLLTSMALLLGACSKLAQVTNHKNCDPSLVNPSLEPSVPIFAEADATSAVKERIAPGSVVRVYDYRNHAANPKPFVRVKTDKSEGWINPRCLVVGQDPSKSVFTWGYNKDYIHFYNPEDHEHYPNGYEFPDYASLPKDKVPLAELAPELKK, from the coding sequence ATGAAAAAGAATTTAAAACTGACAGTTCTCCTGACAAGTATGGCTCTTCTTTTGGGAGCCTGTTCGAAACTCGCGCAGGTTACCAATCATAAGAATTGCGATCCTTCTTTAGTGAATCCTTCTCTGGAACCTTCGGTTCCGATTTTTGCCGAAGCGGATGCTACTTCCGCCGTTAAGGAAAGAATCGCTCCGGGTTCCGTTGTAAGAGTTTACGATTATAGAAACCACGCGGCGAATCCAAAACCTTTCGTTCGCGTTAAAACCGATAAAAGCGAAGGTTGGATCAATCCACGTTGTTTAGTTGTGGGTCAAGATCCTTCCAAATCCGTTTTTACTTGGGGATACAACAAGGACTACATTCACTTTTACAATCCTGAAGATCACGAGCATTATCCGAACGGATACGAATTCCCGGATTATGCTTCTCTTCCTAAGGACAAGGTTCCATTGGCTGAGCTTGCGCCTGAACTGAAAAAGTAA
- a CDS encoding DUF3341 domain-containing protein: MLKPHKEQFHTFEETSSGVFGLFDSPAEIIAAAAKTKEKNYTDFDCFTPFPVHGLDDAMGVPRSGLPWVTFFMGLFGCTVGFGMQYLTHKFDWPINISGKNLNAWFAYIPITFEFTIFMSGVGTAVAMFILTKLPKVNRRVLHPDITTDKFALWIPSSSKGYKEDEVVNFIKGLGGKNVEVVK; this comes from the coding sequence ATGTTAAAACCTCATAAAGAACAATTTCATACGTTTGAAGAAACAAGCTCGGGAGTATTCGGGCTTTTCGACTCACCTGCGGAAATCATTGCGGCGGCGGCGAAAACAAAAGAGAAGAATTATACGGACTTCGATTGTTTTACTCCGTTTCCGGTTCACGGATTGGACGACGCGATGGGAGTTCCCCGTTCCGGTCTTCCATGGGTAACGTTCTTCATGGGTCTTTTCGGATGCACCGTAGGTTTCGGAATGCAGTATCTGACTCACAAGTTCGATTGGCCTATCAACATCTCAGGTAAAAACCTGAACGCGTGGTTTGCATACATTCCCATCACTTTTGAATTTACGATCTTCATGTCCGGTGTGGGAACCGCGGTGGCGATGTTCATCTTAACGAAACTTCCGAAAGTAAATCGTAGAGTTTTACATCCGGACATCACTACGGACAAGTTCGCACTCTGGATTCCTTCTTCATCCAAAGGTTATAAGGAAGACGAAGTTGTGAACTTCATCAAGGGTCTCGGCGGAAAGAACGTCGAGGTTGTGAAATAG
- a CDS encoding putative Ig domain-containing protein, translating into MQKKEFFRSRFGCYSLLFQLIFVGCLQDRNTNHPAFMLLGNPTSVTVADLSNPSVGTPPTLTYAVNSFQFVKNSSISVIQPNVSGAVTSFSVSPALPSGLSIDSTTGEITGIPTSKQVASSYTITASNSSGSSSSSIQITVDALNSEWESLLKAPNPDINDTSGGFDLDLSGDTLVMGMCGEDSAQTSIVHSPFTGLTSAGDDDSANAAGAAYVFRRVGTTWALEAYLKAPNAEANDQFGCSVAISGDTIVVGAKGEDGNSAILHSPFTGLTPAGDDDTATNTGAVYVYRRTGTTWALEAYLKAPNIDVGQGDQFGTSVSISGDRIAVGAVQERGGLGVIIQAPAPGFSGATDNDSAPTSGAVYIFERTGTTWAWDAYIKAPNPESSDLFGAKIQVRGDTLIAGASGEDSGSTTILNSLGPSLTSAGDDDSLSLSGAVYVFRKTGATWAFESYLKAPNADSSDQFGVTLDLSDDGNVAVVGAYNEDSAQTTISSSLGPNLTTAGDDDSALAAGAVYVFRRTGATWAFEAYLKSPNIEAGDNFGRSVSVYGDMIVIGATAEDSSQATVLHSPAVLPGPGADDDSVANSGAAYVFRKLSSGWTLQSYLKAPNSEASDAFGILVCIDGDLIAVGVQNDDDGLGTIWNKSTGPAPTPATDNDSVSNSGAVDIFYK; encoded by the coding sequence ATGCAGAAAAAAGAATTTTTTCGTTCTCGGTTCGGTTGTTATTCTCTTCTTTTTCAACTGATTTTTGTAGGATGTTTGCAAGACCGCAACACGAATCATCCGGCTTTTATGCTTCTGGGAAATCCGACTTCCGTAACGGTTGCGGATTTATCCAATCCTTCTGTGGGAACTCCTCCCACTTTGACGTATGCAGTGAATTCGTTTCAATTTGTGAAGAATAGTTCGATCTCTGTGATTCAGCCTAACGTGTCCGGAGCGGTGACTTCGTTTTCGGTTTCACCCGCGTTGCCCTCGGGGCTTTCTATTGATTCTACGACGGGTGAAATTACCGGAATTCCGACATCCAAACAGGTTGCGTCTTCTTATACGATTACAGCTTCGAATTCTTCCGGTTCTTCTTCCTCTTCGATTCAGATTACGGTCGATGCTCTCAACTCGGAATGGGAAAGTCTTTTAAAGGCTCCGAATCCGGATATCAACGACACTTCGGGAGGATTCGATCTCGATCTTTCCGGAGATACTTTGGTGATGGGGATGTGCGGAGAGGATAGCGCTCAAACATCCATCGTCCATTCTCCCTTTACCGGGTTGACTTCTGCGGGCGACGACGATTCCGCAAACGCGGCCGGAGCGGCTTATGTTTTTCGACGTGTGGGAACTACTTGGGCTTTAGAGGCTTATCTCAAAGCTCCGAACGCGGAAGCGAACGATCAATTCGGATGTAGCGTCGCAATCTCGGGAGATACGATCGTTGTCGGAGCTAAGGGGGAAGACGGGAATTCCGCCATTCTCCATTCCCCCTTTACCGGTTTAACTCCTGCGGGAGACGATGATACTGCAACGAATACGGGCGCGGTCTATGTTTATCGTCGCACTGGAACTACTTGGGCGTTAGAAGCCTATCTCAAAGCTCCAAACATAGATGTAGGTCAAGGAGATCAATTCGGGACCAGCGTTTCGATTTCGGGAGATCGGATTGCCGTCGGAGCCGTTCAGGAACGCGGTGGTCTTGGAGTGATTATCCAAGCTCCGGCCCCGGGTTTTTCGGGTGCAACCGACAACGATTCCGCTCCAACTTCGGGTGCGGTTTATATCTTTGAAAGAACCGGAACCACCTGGGCTTGGGACGCATATATCAAAGCTCCCAACCCGGAGAGTTCGGATTTATTCGGTGCAAAAATTCAAGTCAGAGGCGATACTTTGATTGCCGGGGCGTCCGGAGAAGACAGCGGGAGTACCACAATTTTAAATTCTTTAGGGCCCTCCCTCACATCTGCAGGTGACGACGATTCCTTGTCCCTTTCGGGAGCGGTCTACGTATTTCGCAAAACGGGTGCGACCTGGGCCTTCGAATCCTATCTGAAAGCGCCTAACGCAGACAGCAGTGATCAGTTCGGAGTCACTTTGGATCTTTCCGATGACGGAAACGTCGCTGTAGTCGGAGCCTACAACGAAGACAGCGCTCAGACTACGATTTCCAGTTCTTTGGGACCGAATCTTACGACTGCGGGTGACGACGATTCTGCGTTGGCAGCGGGAGCCGTATACGTGTTCCGTAGAACCGGTGCGACTTGGGCGTTTGAAGCATATTTGAAGTCGCCGAATATCGAAGCGGGCGATAATTTCGGAAGAAGCGTTTCTGTTTACGGAGATATGATCGTGATCGGCGCCACTGCGGAAGACAGTTCCCAAGCTACGGTTTTACATTCTCCTGCGGTTCTTCCGGGACCCGGAGCCGACGACGATTCGGTTGCCAATTCCGGAGCGGCCTATGTGTTTCGAAAATTGTCTTCCGGATGGACCTTGCAATCCTATTTGAAAGCTCCCAATTCGGAAGCCTCGGACGCTTTTGGAATCTTAGTTTGTATCGACGGAGATTTGATCGCGGTCGGAGTTCAAAACGACGACGACGGACTCGGAACCATTTGGAACAAATCCACCGGACCGGCTCCCACACCCGCAACCGACAATGACAGCGTTTCCAATTCGGGCGCGGTCGATATCTTTTATAAGTGA
- a CDS encoding cytochrome c3 family protein has product MNNRALKLSVPLIALAAVAYLIFSPSKYVGYAPDQPIPFNHKIHAGDNKIDCKYCHTGVETSAHATVPSSSTCMNCHSLVATSKPLIKKLAKSYNDNKPIEWIKVHDMPDHVQFNHSRHISRGVDCSQCHGNVAEMVKVKQVASLNMGYCVDCHRENNAPTDCSTCHR; this is encoded by the coding sequence ATGAATAACAGAGCACTGAAACTTTCGGTACCGCTCATTGCCCTCGCGGCCGTAGCGTATCTGATTTTCTCTCCCTCCAAGTATGTTGGGTATGCGCCCGATCAGCCTATACCCTTTAATCACAAGATACATGCCGGAGATAATAAGATAGACTGTAAGTACTGTCACACCGGGGTAGAAACCTCAGCACACGCAACAGTCCCATCCTCTTCCACTTGCATGAACTGCCACTCTTTAGTAGCAACCTCAAAACCTCTGATCAAGAAACTCGCTAAGTCGTATAACGATAATAAGCCGATTGAATGGATCAAAGTTCATGACATGCCCGACCACGTTCAGTTCAATCACTCTCGTCACATTTCGAGAGGAGTGGATTGTTCCCAGTGTCACGGCAACGTAGCGGAGATGGTCAAAGTGAAACAAGTAGCGTCCTTAAACATGGGATACTGCGTGGATTGTCACAGAGAGAACAACGCACCGACCGACTGTTCAACCTGTCACAGATAA
- a CDS encoding TAT-variant-translocated molybdopterin oxidoreductase, which yields MDQKNFQKEKKAHWLSYDLRDKDEEVKEMQKSEFFTSPDPLIARIKSGEFDRKSFLKLMGAGVAMTSLNCIRKPVEKIVPYVDLNKADENAQYDFVKHGHSYYYASVYAGTGILVKARDGRPLKLEGNPDHPVSQGALSAAGQASIYDLYDPDRSQNPATIEGGVEVKSDWATVDAKVKAAIAANKGKTVVVTKPLDSPSTKAIIGDFIRTVGGGKHYEISLTSAEDVVAKGQAASYGKAVIPNYHFDLANVILSIDCDFMGNWLSPEEHQKDFSKRRNLRNGAKDVNLYVAAESIPTMSGSNADLRLPIRPGDQTKLALAIAAALGELGANTKDALGGETVASLSSSLGVSEDSIRKTAKALWSNKGKSLVVAGSLAASTKDAVDLQILVNLLNSVLENDGKTVDHSSPKKEGISDYSNNLNSLASELKQTKVGVIFVNDVNLVYQAGEEWKNLLHQAALVVALTDRADETALASNVLATTTHFLESWGDAEVTKGIFSIQQPAVRPLFNSRSFEDSLIAFAGGSLGGESSFYEYVKNSWTKKLGSKQRWEDLLRAGTTLKASERKKVAGSSRNFNRSSLKKIASTSAGLKLALYETSAIGDGRAANSAHLQELPDPVTKVTWDNYILISPALAKEKGISSNDVLVLKTANKTIELPAQIQPGMHKEAIGIAVGYGRTAAGSIGNGVGKNAYGLSENGIYSGIAVTSLEKTGKTYKLACTQHHHMLSPGFGYPNRPIVQSTSIEEYRKDPASGKAPSEIPQILKDGKLVNATGANPVYAYPGYKWGMSIDLSSCTGCGSCVIACQVENNIPVVGRDEVRVGREMHWLRIDRYYIGEPDQPETLQVAHQPMLCQQCDNAPCETVCPVLATVHSSEGINDMVYNRCVGTRYCSNNCPYKVRRFNWMQHWYNGAEGSKAPRYLGLNPEVAVRGRGVMEKCNFCSHKIAEAKIAAKNEGRVLKDGEVKTACQQSCAADAISFGNTNDKDSEVAKLSSSPRSFRVLEYLNVGPQVAYLTRVRSSI from the coding sequence ATGGATCAAAAAAATTTCCAAAAAGAAAAGAAGGCTCACTGGCTGTCTTACGATCTGAGAGACAAAGACGAAGAAGTCAAAGAGATGCAGAAGTCCGAATTCTTCACTTCTCCCGATCCTTTGATCGCGAGAATCAAGTCCGGAGAATTCGATCGTAAATCCTTTTTAAAACTGATGGGTGCGGGAGTCGCGATGACTTCCTTAAACTGTATCCGCAAACCGGTTGAGAAAATCGTTCCTTACGTGGATCTCAACAAAGCGGATGAAAACGCTCAATACGATTTCGTTAAACATGGACATTCTTATTACTACGCTTCCGTTTATGCGGGAACCGGTATTCTTGTAAAAGCGAGAGACGGTCGTCCTCTAAAACTGGAAGGAAATCCGGATCACCCGGTTTCTCAAGGCGCGTTAAGCGCGGCGGGTCAAGCATCCATCTACGATCTTTACGATCCTGATAGATCGCAAAACCCTGCGACCATCGAAGGCGGAGTCGAAGTAAAATCCGACTGGGCTACGGTAGACGCTAAAGTAAAAGCGGCGATTGCGGCTAACAAAGGTAAGACGGTTGTCGTAACAAAACCTTTGGATTCTCCTTCGACGAAGGCGATCATCGGTGATTTTATCCGCACCGTTGGCGGTGGTAAACACTACGAGATCTCCCTTACTTCCGCGGAAGACGTTGTTGCAAAAGGGCAGGCGGCTTCTTACGGCAAGGCCGTGATTCCGAACTATCATTTCGATCTCGCAAACGTGATTCTTTCCATCGATTGCGATTTTATGGGGAACTGGCTTTCTCCCGAAGAACACCAAAAGGATTTTTCCAAAAGAAGAAACCTTCGTAACGGCGCGAAAGACGTAAACCTCTACGTTGCGGCTGAATCGATTCCTACGATGTCCGGTTCCAACGCGGATCTTCGTCTTCCGATTCGTCCCGGCGATCAGACTAAACTCGCTCTTGCGATCGCGGCGGCTCTTGGCGAACTCGGTGCGAACACGAAAGACGCTCTCGGCGGCGAAACCGTAGCGAGCCTTTCTTCTTCTCTCGGTGTGAGCGAAGACAGCATCCGCAAAACCGCAAAGGCTCTTTGGTCCAACAAAGGAAAGTCCCTCGTGGTTGCGGGAAGTCTTGCGGCTTCCACAAAAGACGCGGTGGATCTTCAAATCCTCGTAAACCTTCTCAACAGCGTTCTGGAAAACGACGGTAAAACCGTAGATCATTCCAGCCCTAAAAAAGAAGGAATATCCGATTATTCGAATAATCTAAATTCTTTAGCTTCCGAGCTGAAACAAACCAAGGTCGGAGTTATTTTCGTAAACGACGTAAACCTGGTTTATCAAGCCGGAGAAGAATGGAAGAATCTTCTTCACCAAGCGGCTTTGGTCGTGGCCCTTACGGATCGCGCGGACGAGACGGCGCTTGCGTCTAACGTTCTTGCAACTACCACGCACTTCCTTGAATCTTGGGGAGACGCGGAAGTTACGAAGGGAATTTTCTCCATTCAACAACCTGCGGTTCGTCCTTTGTTCAACTCGCGTTCTTTCGAAGATAGCTTGATCGCTTTTGCCGGCGGTTCACTCGGCGGAGAATCCAGCTTCTACGAATACGTAAAGAATTCTTGGACTAAAAAACTCGGTTCTAAACAAAGATGGGAAGACCTCTTAAGAGCGGGAACTACGCTCAAGGCTTCCGAGCGCAAAAAAGTTGCCGGTTCTTCCAGAAACTTCAACCGTTCTTCTCTGAAAAAGATCGCTTCCACTTCTGCGGGATTAAAACTCGCGTTGTATGAAACATCTGCGATCGGAGACGGTAGAGCCGCAAACAGCGCGCATCTTCAGGAACTTCCGGACCCTGTAACCAAGGTTACTTGGGACAACTACATTCTCATCTCTCCCGCTCTTGCAAAAGAAAAGGGAATCTCTTCCAACGACGTTCTGGTTTTAAAAACCGCAAATAAAACGATCGAACTTCCCGCGCAAATCCAACCGGGTATGCACAAAGAGGCGATCGGTATCGCGGTTGGTTACGGTAGAACGGCCGCTGGATCCATCGGAAACGGAGTAGGAAAGAACGCTTACGGTCTTTCCGAAAACGGAATCTATTCCGGTATCGCCGTAACTTCTTTGGAAAAAACGGGTAAAACTTACAAGCTCGCTTGCACTCAACACCACCACATGTTGTCTCCGGGTTTCGGTTATCCGAATCGTCCAATCGTTCAATCCACTTCGATCGAAGAATATCGCAAAGACCCTGCTTCCGGCAAGGCTCCGTCCGAAATTCCTCAGATCCTCAAAGACGGTAAACTCGTAAACGCTACGGGTGCAAATCCGGTTTACGCATATCCTGGTTACAAGTGGGGAATGAGCATCGATCTTTCCTCTTGCACCGGTTGTGGTTCTTGTGTGATCGCTTGCCAAGTGGAGAATAACATTCCGGTCGTAGGTCGCGACGAGGTTCGTGTCGGCCGCGAAATGCACTGGCTCCGAATCGACCGTTACTATATCGGCGAACCGGATCAACCTGAAACTCTTCAAGTAGCTCACCAACCGATGCTTTGCCAACAGTGCGACAACGCTCCTTGCGAAACCGTTTGTCCGGTCCTTGCAACCGTTCACAGTTCCGAAGGGATCAACGACATGGTTTACAACCGTTGTGTGGGAACTCGTTACTGCTCGAACAACTGTCCTTACAAAGTAAGACGTTTTAACTGGATGCAACACTGGTATAACGGAGCGGAAGGTTCTAAAGCTCCTCGTTACTTGGGACTCAATCCCGAGGTTGCGGTTCGCGGTCGCGGGGTTATGGAGAAATGTAACTTCTGTTCCCACAAAATCGCGGAAGCTAAGATCGCCGCTAAAAACGAAGGCCGTGTTCTCAAAGACGGAGAAGTTAAAACCGCATGCCAACAAAGTTGTGCGGCGGATGCGATCAGCTTTGGTAACACCAACGATAAGGATTCCGAAGTTGCGAAACTTTCTTCCAGCCCGAGATCCTTCCGTGTCCTCGAATATCTGAACGTCGGTCCTCAGGTCGCTTACCTGACCCGAGTCAGAAGCTCAATTTAA
- the nrfD gene encoding NrfD/PsrC family molybdoenzyme membrane anchor subunit — protein sequence MSNAVKEALDIQPLVTGGKSVRDVTEDILRPVEAFPTSLWWKAFLLVLTITVIDLGIIGYLMWEGLYILGINNPVAWGFFIVNFVFWIGIGHAGTLISAVLYLFRQEWRTGINRAAEAMTIFAVLTAASNLIIHIGRPWVGFWLFPYPNERGPLWVNFRSPLIWDTFAVSTYLTISLVFWYIGLIPDIAAVRDRSKGEMKRKIYDILSLGWVGSNKAWSHLEMVAMILAALSTPLVLSVHTIVSFDFAVSILPGWHTTIFPPYFVAGAIFSGFAMVVTLMVIAREVFNLKEYITMKHLENMNKVIMVTGLIVGLAYSTEFFMAWYSGNEYEGFAFVNRAFGPYGWAYFIMFSCNVFSPQVFWWKKLRTNIPVMFVISIIVNIGMWFERYVIVMTTHADFLPSSWDMYIPTVYDFMMLIGTFGIFFTLFLLFCRIMPVIAIAEVKTVMPTKDGGHH from the coding sequence ATGTCCAACGCAGTCAAAGAAGCCCTGGATATCCAGCCTCTCGTAACCGGCGGTAAGTCGGTTCGGGACGTTACAGAGGATATCTTAAGACCGGTCGAAGCGTTCCCCACTTCCTTGTGGTGGAAGGCTTTCCTTCTGGTTCTTACCATTACCGTCATCGACTTAGGTATCATCGGATACCTAATGTGGGAAGGTCTCTACATTCTCGGGATCAACAATCCCGTGGCTTGGGGATTCTTCATCGTAAACTTCGTATTCTGGATCGGTATCGGTCACGCCGGAACTCTGATTTCAGCCGTTCTTTATCTGTTCCGCCAAGAATGGAGAACCGGTATCAACCGCGCCGCAGAAGCGATGACCATCTTCGCAGTATTAACCGCCGCTTCCAACCTGATCATCCACATCGGAAGACCTTGGGTAGGATTCTGGTTGTTCCCTTATCCGAACGAAAGAGGACCTCTTTGGGTTAACTTCCGTTCTCCTTTGATTTGGGATACGTTCGCGGTTTCGACTTACTTAACGATCTCTCTCGTGTTTTGGTACATCGGTTTGATTCCGGATATCGCGGCTGTAAGAGACCGTTCCAAAGGAGAAATGAAACGTAAGATCTACGACATTCTTTCCTTAGGTTGGGTCGGTTCCAACAAGGCTTGGTCTCACCTCGAAATGGTGGCGATGATTCTCGCGGCCCTTTCCACTCCTCTGGTTCTTTCGGTTCACACGATCGTATCCTTCGACTTCGCGGTTTCCATTCTTCCCGGATGGCACACTACGATCTTCCCTCCATACTTCGTGGCAGGGGCGATTTTCTCGGGGTTCGCAATGGTTGTGACTCTGATGGTAATCGCAAGAGAAGTGTTCAATCTAAAAGAATACATCACGATGAAACACTTGGAAAACATGAACAAGGTCATCATGGTGACCGGTTTGATCGTGGGTCTCGCTTACTCGACCGAGTTTTTTATGGCTTGGTATTCCGGTAACGAATACGAAGGATTTGCTTTCGTAAACAGAGCTTTCGGTCCTTACGGCTGGGCTTACTTCATCATGTTTAGCTGTAACGTGTTTTCTCCACAGGTATTCTGGTGGAAAAAACTCAGAACCAATATCCCGGTTATGTTCGTAATTTCCATCATCGTAAACATCGGTATGTGGTTTGAAAGATACGTGATCGTTATGACGACTCACGCGGACTTCCTTCCTTCCAGCTGGGATATGTATATCCCAACCGTTTACGACTTCATGATGCTCATCGGAACGTTCGGAATCTTCTTCACGTTGTTCCTTCTGTTCTGTAGAATTATGCCGGTTATCGCGATTGCGGAAGTTAAAACCGTAATGCCGACTAAAGACGGAGGACATCACTGA
- a CDS encoding Lp29 family lipoprotein, whose amino-acid sequence MRKINIIAVISILTAISCNRHFYLKEFPVTGQTAVVGVGKKSKIAYLGFRTYNSKLTSVVGRRSTYTAELNYTKRTIPKLENGVFIDQLKNEGVRNDIPSEKVLAFVLEYLNLVKSSGALEISHLVEVEKKEGAPSVYKLKNYPVDYYVVGVHGPAFVQDAHAGITIGKVFSVLYSVISFGLFPIYSSELANTEVRVYDKNLKLLNRLAYDNSYTSISAVWASASPESCHGFKCNRGNFDSPYEFVYDGMGPKIEEDVFNLIQSQPSN is encoded by the coding sequence TTGAGAAAAATAAATATCATCGCGGTGATTTCCATTCTTACCGCAATCAGTTGCAACAGACACTTTTACCTAAAAGAATTCCCGGTTACCGGGCAAACCGCCGTTGTGGGCGTGGGTAAAAAATCGAAGATCGCTTATCTTGGGTTTAGAACCTACAACTCGAAACTTACGAGCGTAGTCGGTAGAAGAAGCACTTACACCGCGGAGTTGAACTATACAAAAAGAACGATTCCTAAACTCGAAAACGGGGTTTTTATCGACCAACTGAAAAACGAAGGCGTAAGAAACGATATTCCTTCGGAAAAGGTTTTGGCGTTCGTATTAGAATATTTGAATCTTGTAAAGTCAAGCGGCGCCTTGGAAATTTCCCATCTGGTGGAAGTGGAAAAAAAGGAAGGGGCTCCCTCCGTTTATAAACTTAAGAATTATCCGGTTGATTATTACGTTGTCGGAGTTCACGGGCCCGCGTTTGTGCAAGACGCTCACGCCGGAATTACGATCGGAAAGGTTTTTTCGGTCCTCTATTCCGTAATTTCGTTCGGTCTGTTCCCGATCTATTCCTCCGAACTCGCAAATACCGAGGTTCGGGTATATGATAAGAATCTAAAGTTACTCAACAGGCTGGCTTACGATAATTCTTATACTTCCATATCGGCCGTTTGGGCCTCGGCAAGTCCGGAATCCTGTCATGGTTTTAAATGCAATCGGGGGAATTTCGATTCTCCTTACGAATTCGTTTACGACGGGATGGGTCCGAAGATCGAGGAAGATGTATTCAACTTGATCCAAAGTCAGCCTTCGAATTAG